The Chanodichthys erythropterus isolate Z2021 chromosome 14, ASM2448905v1, whole genome shotgun sequence genome window below encodes:
- the lrrc3 gene encoding leucine-rich repeat-containing protein 3 — translation MTYPGRAHVSKKVFIPHGYPLILRLLLAVICLSVMGFACPKSCHCSERNGLTVVQCSSRKLEEIPPDLPHDTVSLQLSSNHITKIPNQAFKNLPWLQELDLSRNAIETVDAGAFQGVTESLRTLDLSHNHMQSVPKEAFARLHAKISLSNNPWHCECTLQEVLRELRLDPETVNEVSCHTSVQEEYAGKPVIQVLDSGINFCNFHHKTTDVAMFVTMFGWFTMVIAYVIYYVRHNQEDARRHLEYLKSLPSSSQISKDFDTISTVL, via the coding sequence ATGACTTACCCTGGACGGGCTCATGTGTCAAAGAAAGTCTTCATCCCTCATGGCTATCCCCTTATCTTGAGATTACTTTTAGCTGTGATTTGTTTGAGCGTGATGGGTTTTGCCTGTCCCAAGAGCTGCCACTGCTCCGAGAGGAATGGCTTGACAGTAGTGCAGTGTTCCTCTCGCAAgcttgaggagattccccccgACCTTCCACACGATACTGTGTCGCTTCAGCTGTCCTCCAATCATATAACCAAAATCCCAAACCAGGCTTTTAAAAACCTTCCCTGGCTCCAAGAGTTGGACTTATCAAGGAATGCTATTGAAACCGTGGATGCTGGGGCTTTTCAAGGTGTCACAGAAAGTCTGCGGACACTCGACCTATCCCATAATCACATGCAAAGCGTCCCAAAGGAGGCCTTTGCTCGGCTGCATGCCAAGATCAGCCTGTCCAATAACCCGTGGCACTGTGAGTGCACCCTGCAGGAGGTGTTGCGCGAACTCAGGCTGGACCCCGAGACGGTGAACGAGGTGAGCTGCCACACCTCTGTTCAGGAAGAGTATGCAGGCAAGCCTGTCATCCAAGTCTTGGATTCAGGCATAAACTTTTGTAACTTCCACCATAAGACTACTGATGTGGCCATGTTTGTCACCATGTTTGGTTGGTTCACGATGGTCATCGCTTATGTCATCTATTACGTACGGCATAACCAGGAAGATGCCAGGAGGCATCTGGAGTACCTCAAGTCTCTGCCAAGTAGCTCCCAAATTAGTAAGGACTTTGACACAATCAGCACTGTTCTCTAG